Proteins from one Staphylococcus saprophyticus subsp. saprophyticus ATCC 15305 = NCTC 7292 genomic window:
- a CDS encoding response regulator, whose product MSRIILVDDHHIVRQGLEFLLSTVEDLEVIGGFSDGQTFLDYLENNTLPDIVLLDLVMPEMNGIEITEWMKKKYPNVKILVLTSYIDDEHVISAIDKGADGYEMKDVEPEQLIKTIKHVLAGEKIIHPQAQHVIETVSKKPHYANKLSKRESEVLTEMAKGKTNKEIAETLFVSEKTIKTHVSHIFSKLQVTDRTQAAIYAMQNNLI is encoded by the coding sequence GTTAGGCAAGGATTAGAATTTTTATTATCAACGGTAGAAGATTTAGAGGTTATAGGTGGATTTTCAGATGGTCAAACCTTTTTAGATTATCTAGAAAACAACACGTTACCCGATATTGTATTATTAGATTTAGTAATGCCAGAAATGAATGGTATTGAAATTACAGAATGGATGAAGAAAAAATATCCAAATGTAAAAATATTAGTGTTAACAAGTTATATTGATGATGAACATGTTATTTCTGCAATTGATAAAGGTGCAGATGGTTATGAGATGAAAGATGTAGAGCCTGAGCAATTAATAAAAACAATAAAACATGTTCTTGCAGGAGAAAAAATTATTCATCCTCAAGCACAACATGTCATTGAAACAGTAAGTAAAAAGCCACATTATGCAAACAAGCTTTCAAAAAGGGAATCAGAAGTACTTACGGAAATGGCAAAAGGTAAAACAAATAAAGAAATTGCAGAAACACTTTTTGTATCAGAGAAAACAATTAAAACGCATGTTAGCCATATATTTAGTAAACTTCAAGTAACGGATCGTACACAGGCGGCAATTTATGCTATGCAAAACAATTTAATATAG